The following are encoded in a window of Thunnus albacares chromosome 17, fThuAlb1.1, whole genome shotgun sequence genomic DNA:
- the ezh1 gene encoding histone-lysine N-methyltransferase EZH1 isoform X1 has translation MEETAAETAAPATGAAPPTPRPQPSSYAPSRSLLEWRRRVKSEYMRLRQLKRLKKAEEVKTLFMTNRQKIEQQTNLLNEDWSKLRIQSIPLSTSSGAVANKKMCTVEFGFPAFKAQAIAMRPLSTVAGIPFMYSWSPLQHNFMVEDETFLHNIPYMGDEVLEQDEAFLEELIDNYDGVHGDREGGFISDEIFKQLVEALSQYSDHEEEEEEEAAAAAAAAAATTEVAGKKEEERAMRRSSVEGSEETKAGTVAFIRRKRRNTTEARDLSSSKKIPNDTIFTAIASMFPYKGTTEELKEKYKDLLEPPSPVKLPPLCTPNLDGPFAKSVQREQSLHSFHTLFCRRCFKYDCFLHPFHATPNVYKRKSKEIRMETEPCGVDCFLLQKGAKEFVDQNMLRSQRSRKRRRQQRATNSNCPGPSGSAEEGKEGDSDHETTSSSEGNSRCQTPTKLRPGDDDGEQQACCVVQWSGAEESLFRVLHGTYFNNFCSIARLIGTKNCKEVYEFAVKEVLIHRVPLEDGGISPQKKKRKHRLWAKIQLKKDNSSNQVYNYQPCDHPDHPCDSSCPCVITQNFCEKFCQCENECQNRFPGCRCKTQCNTKQCPCYLAVRECDPDLCMTCGAADHWDSTVVSCKNCSIQRGLKKHLLLAPSDVAGWGTFIKEPVQKNEFISEYCGELISQDEADRRGRIYDKYMSSFLFNLNNDFVVDATRKGNKIRFANHSVNPNCYAKVVMVNGDHRIGIFAKRAILQGEELFFDYRYSQADALKYVGIEREVDMT, from the exons atggaggaaacagctgctgaaaCTGCAGCCCCTGCCACCGGTGCCGCCCCACCAACCCCAAGACCTCAGCCGTCCTCCTATGCACCCTCCCGTAGTCTGCTGGAGTGGAGACGGAGGGTCAAGTCTGAGTATATGCGCCTTCGCCAGTTAAAACGCCTTAAAAAAGCAGAGGAGGTCAAG ACCCTGTTCATGACCAACAGGCAAAAAATTGAGCAACAGACAAATCTCCTGAATGAAGATTGGTCCAAGCTCAGGATTCAGTCCATCCCTTTGTCAACTTCAAGTGGAGCTGTGGCCAAcaagaag ATGTGTACAGTGGAGTTTGGTTTCCCAGCATTCAAAGCTCAAGCCATTGCCATGAGACCATTGTCAACAGTGGCAGGAATCCCCTTCATGTACTCCTGGTCACCTCTGCAGCACAACTTCATG GTAGAGGATGAGACGTTCCTTCACAACATTCCATACATGGGTGATGAGGTGCTGGAGCAGGACGAGGCCTTCCTGGAGGAACTCATTGACAACTACGATGGTGTCCATGGTGACAGAG AGGGGGGGTTTATCAGCGACGAGATCTTTAAACAGCTGGTGGAGGCCTTGAGCCAGTACTCTGAccatgaggaggaggaagaggaggaagcagcagcagcagcagcagcagcagcggcgacGACAGAGGTGGCggggaagaaggaggaagagagagcgaTGAGGAGGAGCTCAGTGGAGGGTTCGGAGGAGACGAAAGCTGGGACTGTGGCGTTCATCcgaaggaagaggaggaacacTACTGAGG CGAGGGACCTTTCCAGCAGCAAGAAGATCCCCAATGATACAATATTTACAGCCATCGCCTCAATGTTCCCTTACAAGGGCACCACGGAGGAGCTGAAGGAAAA GTACAAGGACCTCCTGGAGCCCCCCAGCCCAGTCAAGCTGCCCCCACTCTGCACCCCCAACCTAGATGGACCCTTTGCTAAGTCTGTGCAGCGGGAGCAGTCGCTACACTCCTTCCACACGCTCTTTTGCAGGCGTTGCTTCAAATACGACTGTTTCCTCCACC CTTTTCATGCTACACCCAATGTTTACAAGAGGAAAAGTAAGGAGATCCGAATGGAGACTGAACCATGTGGTGTAGACTGCTTCCTGCTACAG AAAGGGGCTAAAGAATTTGTAGATCAGAATATGTTGCGGTCACAGAGGTCTCGGAAACGGCGGAGGCAGCAACGTGCCACCAACTCCAACTGTCCCGGGCCATCTGGGTCCGCTGAGGAAGGCAAAGAGGGTGACAGTGACCACGAAACCACATCCTCCTCAG AGGGGAATTCGCGATGCCAGACTCCCACTAAGCTACGTCCAGGGGATGATGATGGGGAACAGCAGGCATGCTGTGTGGTCCAATGGAGCGGGGCGGAGGAATCACTGTTTAGGGTGCTGCACGGCACATACTTCAACAACTTCTGCTCCATCGCTCGCCTCATCGGTACAAAGAACTGCAAAGAG GTCTACGAGTTTGCAGTGAAGGAGGTCCTGATTCATCGCGTCCCTTTGGAGGATGGAGGCATCTCTccccagaagaagaaaaggaaacacaG GTTATGGGCAAAGATTCAGCTAAAGAAAG ATAACTCGTCCAATCAGGTGTACAACTACCAGCCATGTGACCACCCTGACCACCCATGCGACAGCTCCTGCCCGTGTGTGATAACACAGAATTTCTGTGAGAAGTTCTGTCAGTGCGAGAACGAGT GCCAGAACCGATTCCCAGGCTGCAGGTGTAAGACACAGTGTAACACTAAACAGTGTCCCTGCTACCTGGCCGTGAGGGAGTGTGACCCAGATCTGTGCATGACCTGCGGCGCTGCGGACCACTGGGACAGCACAGTGGTCTCCTGCAAGAACTGCAGCATTCAGAGAGGCCTAAAAAAG CACCTGCTGTTGGCACCATCAGATGTCGCCGGGTGGGGCACCTTCATCAAAGAGCCTGTTCAGAAGAATGAGTTCATCTCAGAGTACTGCGGAGAG CTGATCTCTCAGGATGAGGCGGACCGACGTGGCAGAATCTATGACAAATACATGTCTAGCTTCCTTTTCAACTTGAACAATG ACTTTGTCGTGGATGCCACACGAAAAGGGAACAAAATCCGCTTCGCAAATCATTCAGTTAATCCCAACTGTTACGCAAAAG TGGTAATGGTGAATGGAGACCACCGTATTGGAATCTTTGCCAAACGAGCAATCCTGCAAGGAGAGGAGCTCTTCTTTGACTACAG ATACAGCCAAGCCGATGCCCTCAAATACGTGGGCATAGAGAGGGAGGTAGACATGACTTAG
- the ezh1 gene encoding histone-lysine N-methyltransferase EZH1 isoform X2 has product MEETAAETAAPATGAAPPTPRPQPSSYAPSRSLLEWRRRVKSEYMRLRQLKRLKKAEEVKTLFMTNRQKIEQQTNLLNEDWSKLRIQSIPLSTSSGAVANKKMCTVEFGFPAFKAQAIAMRPLSTVAGIPFMYSWSPLQHNFMVEDETFLHNIPYMGDEVLEQDEAFLEELIDNYDGVHGDREGGFISDEIFKQLVEALSQYSDHEEEEEEEAAAAAAAAAATTEVAGKKEEERAMRRSSVEGSEETKAGTVAFIRRKRRNTTEARDLSSSKKIPNDTIFTAIASMFPYKGTTEELKEKYKDLLEPPSPVKLPPLCTPNLDGPFAKSVQREQSLHSFHTLFCRRCFKYDCFLHPFHATPNVYKRKSKEIRMETEPCGVDCFLLQKGAKEFVDQNMLRSQRSRKRRRQQRATNSNCPGPSGSAEEGKEGDSDHETTSSSEGNSRCQTPTKLRPGDDDGEQQACCVVQWSGAEESLFRVLHGTYFNNFCSIARLIGTKNCKEVYEFAVKEVLIHRVPLEDGGISPQKKKRKHRLWAKIQLKKDNSSNQVYNYQPCDHPDHPCDSSCPCVITQNFCEKFCQCENECQNRFPGCRCKTQCNTKQCPCYLAVRECDPDLCMTCGAADHWDSTVVSCKNCSIQRGLKKHLLLAPSDVAGWGTFIKEPVQKNEFISEYCGELISQDEADRRGRIYDKYMSSFLFNLNNDFVVDATRKGNKIRFANHSVNPNCYAKVVMVNGDHRIGIFAKRAILQGEELFFDYR; this is encoded by the exons atggaggaaacagctgctgaaaCTGCAGCCCCTGCCACCGGTGCCGCCCCACCAACCCCAAGACCTCAGCCGTCCTCCTATGCACCCTCCCGTAGTCTGCTGGAGTGGAGACGGAGGGTCAAGTCTGAGTATATGCGCCTTCGCCAGTTAAAACGCCTTAAAAAAGCAGAGGAGGTCAAG ACCCTGTTCATGACCAACAGGCAAAAAATTGAGCAACAGACAAATCTCCTGAATGAAGATTGGTCCAAGCTCAGGATTCAGTCCATCCCTTTGTCAACTTCAAGTGGAGCTGTGGCCAAcaagaag ATGTGTACAGTGGAGTTTGGTTTCCCAGCATTCAAAGCTCAAGCCATTGCCATGAGACCATTGTCAACAGTGGCAGGAATCCCCTTCATGTACTCCTGGTCACCTCTGCAGCACAACTTCATG GTAGAGGATGAGACGTTCCTTCACAACATTCCATACATGGGTGATGAGGTGCTGGAGCAGGACGAGGCCTTCCTGGAGGAACTCATTGACAACTACGATGGTGTCCATGGTGACAGAG AGGGGGGGTTTATCAGCGACGAGATCTTTAAACAGCTGGTGGAGGCCTTGAGCCAGTACTCTGAccatgaggaggaggaagaggaggaagcagcagcagcagcagcagcagcagcggcgacGACAGAGGTGGCggggaagaaggaggaagagagagcgaTGAGGAGGAGCTCAGTGGAGGGTTCGGAGGAGACGAAAGCTGGGACTGTGGCGTTCATCcgaaggaagaggaggaacacTACTGAGG CGAGGGACCTTTCCAGCAGCAAGAAGATCCCCAATGATACAATATTTACAGCCATCGCCTCAATGTTCCCTTACAAGGGCACCACGGAGGAGCTGAAGGAAAA GTACAAGGACCTCCTGGAGCCCCCCAGCCCAGTCAAGCTGCCCCCACTCTGCACCCCCAACCTAGATGGACCCTTTGCTAAGTCTGTGCAGCGGGAGCAGTCGCTACACTCCTTCCACACGCTCTTTTGCAGGCGTTGCTTCAAATACGACTGTTTCCTCCACC CTTTTCATGCTACACCCAATGTTTACAAGAGGAAAAGTAAGGAGATCCGAATGGAGACTGAACCATGTGGTGTAGACTGCTTCCTGCTACAG AAAGGGGCTAAAGAATTTGTAGATCAGAATATGTTGCGGTCACAGAGGTCTCGGAAACGGCGGAGGCAGCAACGTGCCACCAACTCCAACTGTCCCGGGCCATCTGGGTCCGCTGAGGAAGGCAAAGAGGGTGACAGTGACCACGAAACCACATCCTCCTCAG AGGGGAATTCGCGATGCCAGACTCCCACTAAGCTACGTCCAGGGGATGATGATGGGGAACAGCAGGCATGCTGTGTGGTCCAATGGAGCGGGGCGGAGGAATCACTGTTTAGGGTGCTGCACGGCACATACTTCAACAACTTCTGCTCCATCGCTCGCCTCATCGGTACAAAGAACTGCAAAGAG GTCTACGAGTTTGCAGTGAAGGAGGTCCTGATTCATCGCGTCCCTTTGGAGGATGGAGGCATCTCTccccagaagaagaaaaggaaacacaG GTTATGGGCAAAGATTCAGCTAAAGAAAG ATAACTCGTCCAATCAGGTGTACAACTACCAGCCATGTGACCACCCTGACCACCCATGCGACAGCTCCTGCCCGTGTGTGATAACACAGAATTTCTGTGAGAAGTTCTGTCAGTGCGAGAACGAGT GCCAGAACCGATTCCCAGGCTGCAGGTGTAAGACACAGTGTAACACTAAACAGTGTCCCTGCTACCTGGCCGTGAGGGAGTGTGACCCAGATCTGTGCATGACCTGCGGCGCTGCGGACCACTGGGACAGCACAGTGGTCTCCTGCAAGAACTGCAGCATTCAGAGAGGCCTAAAAAAG CACCTGCTGTTGGCACCATCAGATGTCGCCGGGTGGGGCACCTTCATCAAAGAGCCTGTTCAGAAGAATGAGTTCATCTCAGAGTACTGCGGAGAG CTGATCTCTCAGGATGAGGCGGACCGACGTGGCAGAATCTATGACAAATACATGTCTAGCTTCCTTTTCAACTTGAACAATG ACTTTGTCGTGGATGCCACACGAAAAGGGAACAAAATCCGCTTCGCAAATCATTCAGTTAATCCCAACTGTTACGCAAAAG TGGTAATGGTGAATGGAGACCACCGTATTGGAATCTTTGCCAAACGAGCAATCCTGCAAGGAGAGGAGCTCTTCTTTGACTACAGGTAG